In Perca fluviatilis chromosome 14, GENO_Pfluv_1.0, whole genome shotgun sequence, a genomic segment contains:
- the LOC120573364 gene encoding transmembrane protein 184C-like, whose protein sequence is MPCSCAEWRRWIRPLVLVVYALLLVAVLPLCVWELRKDKVGTHSKAWFIAGVFVFLTIPISLWGILQHIVHYTQPELQRPIIRILWMVPIYSLDSWLALRYPSLAIYVDTCRECYEAYVIYNFLVFLLSFLGNQYPSLVLMLEVQQQQPHLPPLCCCPPWPMGEVLLFRCKLGVLQYTVVRPVTTVIALICQLCGVYDEANFSFRNAWSYLVIINNISQLFAMYCLVLLYRALKEELTPIRPVGKFLCVKLVVFVSFWQAVFIAFLVKVGVISDKHTWDWDSVEAVSTGLQDFIICIEMFFAAIAHHYTFTYKPYVQEAEEGSCFDSFLAMWDFSDIRADVTEQVRHAGRTFLGRPNKMYFGAVARPEHSEHTGLLTASSQDPVAVAATSMPSSPSSSGRYQGLGHTPATHSISAPAGFTSSSWDEDSDGSPPEASDTQ, encoded by the exons ATGCCGTGCTCCTGTGCAGAGTGGAGGAGGTGGATCCGCCCGCTGGTTCTAGTCGTGTACGCTCTTCTGCTGGTGGCCGTGCTGCCGCTCTGCGTCTGGGAGCTGCGGAAAGACAAG gtcGGGACTCACAGTAAAGCCTGGTTCATAGCCGGGGTGTTCGTCTTCCTGACCATCCCAATCTCGCTGTGGGGGATCCTGCAGCACATCGTGCACTACacccagcctgagctgcagagGCCCATTATcag GATACTATGGATGGTCCCTATCTACAGTTTGGACAGC TGGCTGGCTCTGCGGTACCCCAGCCTGGCTATCTACGTGGACACGTGCCGGGAGTGCTACGAGGCCTACGTCATCTACAACTTCCTGGTCTTCCTGCTGAGTTTCCTTGGTAACCAGTACCCGAGCCTGGTGCTGATGCTGGaggtccagcagcagcagccgcaccTGCCGCCACTCTGCTGCTGCCCGCCGTGGCCAATGGGAGA ggtGCTGCTGTTCAGGTGTAAACTGGGAGTCCTCCAGTACACCGTGGTCAGACCTGTAACCACGGTGATAGCACT aatctgtcagctgtgtggaGTTTACGATGAAGCCAACTTCAGCTTCAGAAACGCCTGGTCCTACCTGGTCATCATCAACAACATATCACAgctg tttgCCATGTACTGTCTGGTGTTGCTGTACCGAGCTCTGAAAGAAGAGCTGACTCCCATCCGGCCGGTGGGAAAGTTCCTCTGCGTCAAATTGGTCGTGTTCGTCTCCTTCTG GCAGGCCGTTTTTATAGCGTTCCTGGTCAAGGTCGGAGTGATCTCCGACAAACACACCTGGGACTGGGACAGCGTGGAGGCCGTGTCTACCGGACTGCAG GACTTCATCATCTGCATAGAGATGTTCTTTGCTGCCATCGCTCACCACTACACCTTCACCTACAAACCATACGTACAG GAAGCAGAGGAGGGCTCGTGTTTCGACAGCTTCCTGGCCATGTGGGATTTCTCTGACATCAGAGCTGATGTCACAGAGCAGGTCCGCCATGCAG GTCGTACGTTCCTGGGTCGGCCGAACAAGATGTACTTCGGCGCCGTAGCTCGGCCCGAACACAGCGAGCACACGGGCCTCCTCACGGCCTCCTCCCAGGACCCCGTCGCCGTGGCAGCCACATCCATgccctcctccccttcctccagTGGGCGGTACCAAGGCCTCGGCCACACTCCCGCCACGCACTCCATCTCCGCCCCTGCAGGGTTCACCTCCTCGTCCTGGGACGAGGACAGCGATGGCTCGCCTCCGGAGGCAAGTGACACCCAGTAA